The following proteins are encoded in a genomic region of Sorangiineae bacterium MSr12523:
- the mltG gene encoding endolytic transglycosylase MltG, translating into MTEKKKPPPKPPRKRTSRRPPAPSGSRKKAQTTRTITVTKWLAVAMLVAAAALFSALVVLYPARRGPGSGREVDLVLMGDESPEALAGKLAGAGLVADARFFAWYIRASGASGKVAKGSHFLTDDLSPNELLTRVEKRGAAAKVKVTIPEGFTSFDVAKRLHAQRVCSKTAFLEATRDRRLLAELRIDGDSAEGFLFPLTYELPQDSLAEDVVRRMKTEFERRYATLEERHASSVLDLGQTLHWSTRQIVTLASMIEKEAVVDDERPIIASVFLNRLRDPKFTPKLLQCDPTAGYGCLLDPTRSPACAAYAGKITHDIVADPTNPYNTYKREGLPPGPISNPGTKSLEAVMNASSTHYFYFVAKGGGRHHFSETYASHSAATNRESLNPKP; encoded by the coding sequence ATGACGGAAAAGAAAAAGCCGCCGCCGAAGCCGCCGAGAAAGCGAACGTCGCGCCGGCCGCCGGCGCCTTCCGGGTCGAGAAAAAAAGCGCAAACGACGCGCACCATCACGGTGACCAAGTGGCTGGCCGTGGCCATGCTCGTCGCGGCGGCGGCGCTCTTCAGCGCCCTCGTCGTGCTCTACCCGGCGCGGCGTGGCCCGGGCTCGGGACGCGAGGTCGATCTGGTGCTGATGGGCGACGAGTCGCCCGAGGCCCTCGCAGGAAAGCTCGCGGGCGCAGGTCTCGTGGCCGACGCGCGGTTTTTCGCTTGGTACATTCGCGCGAGCGGGGCCAGCGGCAAGGTGGCCAAGGGCTCGCACTTTCTCACCGACGATCTCTCGCCCAACGAGTTGCTCACCCGCGTGGAAAAGCGCGGTGCCGCGGCCAAGGTCAAAGTGACCATCCCGGAGGGCTTTACCTCCTTCGACGTGGCCAAGCGGCTTCACGCGCAGCGCGTCTGCTCCAAAACGGCATTCCTCGAGGCCACGCGCGACCGGCGCCTTCTCGCCGAGCTCCGCATCGACGGCGACTCCGCGGAGGGCTTCCTCTTTCCCCTGACCTACGAGTTGCCGCAGGACAGCCTGGCCGAGGACGTCGTGCGGCGCATGAAAACGGAGTTCGAGCGCCGGTACGCCACATTGGAAGAGCGGCACGCCTCCAGCGTCCTCGATCTGGGCCAGACGCTGCATTGGAGTACGCGCCAAATCGTCACTTTGGCGTCGATGATCGAGAAAGAAGCGGTGGTCGACGACGAGCGCCCCATCATCGCCAGCGTCTTTCTCAACCGGCTGCGCGATCCGAAATTCACGCCGAAGCTCCTGCAGTGCGATCCCACGGCCGGCTACGGTTGCCTGCTCGACCCCACGCGCTCGCCGGCATGTGCCGCGTACGCCGGGAAGATCACGCACGACATCGTGGCCGACCCGACGAACCCCTACAATACGTACAAACGCGAGGGCCTACCGCCCGGCCCCATCTCCAATCCGGGGACGAAGTCGCTCGAGGCGGTCATGAACGCGAGCAGCACCCATTACTTCTACTTCGTTGCCAAGGGCGGAGGCCGGCACCACTTCTCCGAAACCTACGCGAGCCATTCCGCCGCGACCAACAGGGAATCCCTAAACCCTAAACCCTAG
- the glk gene encoding glucokinase produces the protein MILAADVGGTNARLAIYTADGEQLVRRERFASTEYKSFEDVARAFLKPDEKPLAACIGVAGPVVDGRVVATNLPWVLDERIIAQSLGIPRVALINDLVALSMGALHARAEDLVLLHGGALPRTKGANLAVLAAGTGLGEAVLVWDGEKHAVCATEGGHVDYAPRNEIEIELLRYLISRVKGRVSYERILSGPGIGNLYDFFREAKNIPEDDAIAQAIASAEDRNSAITKFGTTGESTAAARAMKLFISLYGAEAGNLVLKSLALGGIFVMGKIAVTLTPQLVSKGFVESFLDKGRMRSLLEKVPIALVTDSTIGLSGSARYAALLYGKPPTL, from the coding sequence GTGATTCTCGCGGCCGATGTTGGGGGAACGAATGCAAGGCTGGCGATCTACACCGCGGACGGGGAGCAGCTCGTCCGTCGGGAAAGGTTTGCCAGTACCGAATACAAAAGCTTCGAAGATGTCGCGCGCGCATTTCTAAAGCCCGACGAGAAGCCGCTGGCCGCATGCATAGGCGTGGCCGGCCCGGTCGTCGACGGGCGCGTGGTCGCGACGAATCTTCCTTGGGTGCTCGACGAGCGCATCATCGCGCAGTCGTTGGGCATTCCGCGTGTGGCGCTGATCAACGATCTGGTTGCCCTCTCCATGGGCGCGTTGCACGCTCGCGCGGAAGACCTGGTGCTCCTTCACGGCGGCGCCTTGCCGCGAACGAAGGGCGCCAATCTGGCCGTCCTCGCGGCAGGCACGGGGCTCGGCGAGGCCGTGCTCGTGTGGGACGGTGAGAAACACGCCGTATGCGCCACCGAAGGCGGCCACGTCGACTACGCCCCGCGCAACGAGATCGAGATCGAGCTCTTGCGGTACCTGATTTCGCGGGTCAAGGGCCGGGTGAGCTACGAGCGCATCCTTTCCGGGCCGGGCATCGGCAACCTGTACGACTTTTTCCGCGAGGCCAAGAACATCCCCGAGGACGATGCCATCGCGCAGGCCATCGCTTCGGCAGAAGATCGCAACTCGGCCATTACGAAGTTCGGCACCACGGGCGAGAGCACGGCGGCCGCCCGCGCCATGAAGCTGTTCATCAGCCTGTACGGCGCCGAGGCGGGCAACCTCGTTCTCAAGTCGCTGGCCTTGGGCGGCATCTTCGTCATGGGCAAAATCGCGGTGACCCTCACGCCGCAGCTCGTGTCCAAGGGCTTCGTCGAGTCCTTCCTCGACAAGGGCCGCATGCGATCGCTTCTCGAAAAGGTGCCCATCGCATTGGTCACCGACTCCACGATCGGTCTCTCGGGCAGTGCCCGTTACGCCGCACTTCTCTACGGCAAGCCCCCCACCCTATAG
- the ruvX gene encoding Holliday junction resolvase RuvX encodes MEPSGRGGKGGKVRKRVCALDLGAARVGVAIDDELGLYAHARGVLDGRDTKALLRHLADMVEEDGVGRFLVGLPLDMKGGEGDAARKARLLAQRIADATGVEVELIDERLSTVQARRALAASEVHGKKARARIDEVSAATLLQAWLDARRE; translated from the coding sequence GTGGAACCTTCAGGACGCGGGGGCAAAGGCGGCAAAGTGCGCAAACGGGTCTGTGCCCTCGATCTGGGCGCTGCACGCGTGGGCGTGGCCATCGACGACGAGCTCGGCCTCTACGCCCATGCGCGCGGGGTGCTCGATGGCCGCGATACCAAAGCGCTTTTGCGCCATCTGGCCGACATGGTGGAAGAGGACGGGGTGGGCCGATTCCTCGTGGGCCTGCCGCTCGACATGAAGGGCGGGGAGGGGGATGCCGCCCGCAAGGCACGCTTGCTCGCGCAACGCATTGCCGATGCAACGGGCGTCGAGGTGGAGTTGATCGACGAGCGTCTCAGCACCGTGCAGGCGCGGCGTGCGCTCGCCGCCAGTGAAGTGCACGGGAAAAAGGCCCGGGCGCGCATCGACGAAGTTTCCGCGGCGACCCTGCTGCAAGCGTGGCTCGACGCGAGGCGCGAATGA
- the pgl gene encoding 6-phosphogluconolactonase, translating into MTTKVVPGSLVALPDGEAVAREAANRLGNCIRNAIDTHGYATVALSGGSTPGPAYAALAENSRIDWAKVEFFFVDERAVPPDSPRSNYRMVKEALFDRVPIPAERIHRMQGEALDLAAAAREYDLEIRSRLRWSESGMAEFDVGVFGIGDDGHTASLFPGEPTVDKTDRLVVDVPAAGNREARLTLTAPVIEQMRVALVLAVGKNKQEPLERVWAASGDVHVTPARYLREVRSVIWLIDKAASGLG; encoded by the coding sequence ATGACGACCAAAGTCGTACCGGGAAGCCTGGTCGCGCTACCGGATGGGGAGGCCGTCGCCCGCGAGGCGGCGAATCGACTCGGCAATTGCATTCGCAACGCGATCGACACGCATGGTTACGCCACGGTGGCTCTGTCGGGTGGAAGCACGCCCGGCCCGGCGTACGCGGCCTTGGCCGAAAATTCGCGCATCGACTGGGCGAAGGTGGAGTTCTTCTTCGTCGACGAGCGCGCGGTGCCGCCGGACAGCCCGCGCAGCAATTACCGCATGGTGAAGGAGGCGCTCTTCGACCGCGTCCCCATCCCCGCGGAGCGGATTCACCGGATGCAAGGCGAGGCGCTCGATTTGGCCGCCGCCGCACGCGAATACGATCTGGAGATCCGCTCGCGCCTCCGCTGGAGCGAGAGCGGCATGGCCGAGTTCGACGTCGGCGTCTTCGGCATCGGTGACGACGGCCATACCGCGTCGCTCTTTCCGGGCGAGCCCACCGTCGACAAGACCGATCGCCTCGTGGTCGACGTGCCCGCCGCCGGCAACCGGGAAGCTCGGCTGACCCTCACCGCGCCCGTGATCGAGCAGATGCGCGTCGCGCTGGTTCTTGCGGTCGGCAAGAACAAACAGGAGCCGCTGGAGCGCGTTTGGGCCGCCAGCGGCGACGTCCATGTCACCCCTGCGCGTTACCTCCGCGAGGTGCGCTCGGTGATCTGGCTCATCGACAAAGCCGCCAGCGGATTGGGTTGA
- the tkt gene encoding transketolase, whose amino-acid sequence MPRDYDPKAALLSINTIKTLAMDAVQKANSGHPGTPMGLAEIAFEIWTGYLRYDPKDPHWIGRDRFVLSNGHASMLLYSMLHLAGFDLPLKELENFRQWDSKTPGHPESHLTVGVETTTGPLGQGVGNAVGFALAAKLHQARFGEPFNDVRVYAIAGDGDLMEGVSGEASSIAGHLGLDNLILFYDDNKITIEGETSLAYSEDAGKRYEAYGWFVQHIDGHDRAQIRAAIDRARAEKGRPSFIVARTHIANGAPNAHDTAEAHGAPLGEEEIAATKKGLGWDYPKFTVPEEVRALFAQRATDNTAEHQAWNTRYDAWRKANDALAKQLDAFLAKEVPADLYEQLLKALPEKEDATRNISNAIQQTVAKLVPSLIGGSADLAPSTKTLIKGSAGVAKGQFEGRNMHFGIREHGMGSVCNGMALFGGIIPYGATFLIFSDYMRPSVRLSALMEQQALWIYTHDSVMLGEDGPTHQPIEQNFALRLIPNLFFVRPADALETAAAWTLALQRRHGPTAFALSRQKLPKIARDANFDPKNVLRGLYTAQEASGGKPDLILVASGSELHLATGARERLEKAGRKVRVVSAFCLEQFHAQDAAYREALLPRGVKKVSIEAGRSEPWRAILGDDSLNLGIDRFGASAPDKVLAEKFGLTVDAVTKSVEGWLK is encoded by the coding sequence ATGCCCCGCGATTACGATCCCAAGGCCGCCCTCCTTTCGATCAACACCATCAAGACGTTGGCGATGGACGCCGTGCAGAAGGCGAACAGCGGCCACCCCGGGACCCCCATGGGGCTCGCGGAGATCGCGTTCGAGATCTGGACCGGCTACCTCCGCTACGATCCGAAGGATCCGCATTGGATCGGACGTGACCGTTTCGTCCTTTCGAACGGTCATGCGTCGATGCTCCTCTACTCGATGCTGCACCTCGCGGGTTTCGACCTGCCGCTGAAGGAGCTCGAGAACTTCCGTCAGTGGGACTCGAAGACGCCGGGTCACCCGGAGAGCCACCTCACGGTGGGGGTCGAGACGACGACCGGTCCGTTGGGGCAGGGCGTGGGCAATGCGGTGGGCTTCGCGCTCGCGGCCAAGCTGCACCAGGCGCGCTTCGGCGAGCCGTTCAACGATGTGCGGGTCTACGCCATCGCCGGCGACGGCGACCTGATGGAGGGCGTGAGCGGCGAAGCCTCAAGCATCGCCGGGCACCTCGGGCTGGACAATTTGATCCTCTTCTACGACGACAACAAGATCACCATCGAGGGTGAGACGTCGCTTGCGTATTCGGAAGACGCCGGCAAGCGCTACGAGGCGTACGGTTGGTTCGTGCAGCACATCGACGGTCACGATCGCGCGCAGATCCGTGCGGCCATCGACCGGGCGCGTGCGGAGAAGGGGCGTCCGTCGTTCATCGTGGCGCGCACGCACATCGCGAACGGTGCGCCCAATGCACACGACACCGCGGAGGCTCACGGCGCGCCGCTGGGCGAGGAAGAGATTGCGGCCACGAAGAAGGGCCTCGGCTGGGACTACCCGAAGTTCACCGTGCCCGAAGAAGTGCGCGCCCTTTTCGCGCAGCGCGCGACCGACAACACGGCCGAGCACCAAGCGTGGAACACGCGCTACGACGCGTGGCGCAAGGCGAACGATGCGCTGGCCAAGCAGCTCGATGCATTCCTCGCCAAGGAAGTGCCCGCGGATCTTTACGAGCAGCTCTTGAAGGCGCTGCCCGAGAAAGAGGACGCGACGCGCAACATCTCCAACGCGATTCAGCAGACGGTGGCCAAGCTGGTGCCTTCGCTGATCGGCGGCTCGGCGGACCTCGCGCCGTCGACGAAGACGCTCATCAAGGGCAGCGCCGGCGTCGCCAAGGGGCAGTTCGAAGGGCGCAACATGCACTTCGGCATCCGTGAGCACGGCATGGGCTCGGTGTGCAACGGTATGGCGCTCTTCGGCGGCATCATTCCGTACGGCGCGACGTTCCTCATCTTCAGCGATTACATGCGCCCGAGCGTGCGTCTGTCGGCGCTCATGGAGCAGCAGGCGCTCTGGATCTACACGCACGACTCAGTGATGTTGGGCGAGGACGGGCCGACCCATCAGCCCATCGAGCAAAACTTCGCGCTGCGTCTCATTCCGAATCTGTTCTTCGTGCGTCCCGCCGACGCGCTGGAGACGGCGGCCGCGTGGACGCTGGCCCTGCAGCGTCGCCACGGTCCGACGGCGTTTGCGCTCAGCCGGCAGAAGCTGCCGAAGATCGCGCGCGACGCGAACTTCGACCCGAAGAACGTGCTGCGCGGTCTGTACACGGCGCAGGAGGCCTCGGGCGGCAAGCCGGATCTCATTCTCGTGGCCAGCGGCAGCGAGTTGCACCTCGCGACGGGCGCCCGCGAGCGCCTCGAGAAGGCGGGCCGCAAGGTGCGCGTGGTGAGCGCGTTCTGCCTCGAGCAGTTCCACGCGCAGGATGCGGCCTACCGCGAGGCCCTGCTGCCCCGCGGCGTGAAGAAGGTCTCCATCGAGGCCGGTCGCAGCGAACCGTGGCGCGCGATCCTCGGCGACGACAGCCTCAATCTGGGCATCGACCGCTTCGGCGCGAGCGCCCCGGACAAGGTGCTCGCGGAGAAGTTCGGCCTCACCGTCGATGCCGTGACGAAGTCCGTCGAAGGCTGGTTGAAGTAA